A region of the Candidatus Binatia bacterium genome:
TCGGACACATACGGCCCACAAAGAATCGAAGGTGTAGAGCGCGAGACGAAATCGGCACGGACCCTGAAACCTCCGGGCGACCGGCGGCCTTGGGTCAGTAGCTCTAATTGGCAGAGCACCGGACTCCAAATCCGGGGGTTGCAGGTTCGAGCCCTGCCTGACCCGTTATCCCGACGGAAGGACGTAGACGGCTGGTGACTATGGCACTGCAGGAACAGACGGGAAATATTCGGGATGCGGCGCTTCGCGCCAGTTCCTTCGTTTCCGAGGTGTGGGCGGAGCTCCGCAAGGTGCACTGGCCGGGCCGCAAGGAGACCTACGCAGCCACCGTCGTGGTGCTGGTGGTGACGTTTATCGTGGCGGTCTTTCTCGGGGTCGTGGACTTGGTTATCTCTCGGTTCGTTCAGGCCATTCTGAGTTGAGATACGATGCCCAAGGAGTGGTACGTCGTCCATACGTACTCCGGCTTCGAGCACAAGGCGAAAGCCGCCCTCGAAGAGCGGATCAGAACCCTCGGGATGCAAGAGCATTTCGGGGATATTCTTGTTCCGGCGGAGAAAGTCGTCGAGCTGGTGAAAGGGCGCAAGAAGACGTCCTCCCGGAAGTTCTTTCCCGGCTACATGCTGGTGAACATGGACCTCAACGACGAGACCTGGCACCTCGTCAAGTCGACCCCCAAGGTGACCGGGTTCGTGGGCGACGCCACCCATCCGTCGCCGATATCTGAGGCGGAAGTGCGGGAGATCACGAACCAGATGGCCGAAGGGGCGGCCCGCCCGAAGCCCAAGGTGCTGTTCGAAACCGGCGAGAGCGTTAAGGTGATCGACGGGCCGTTTGCGGACTTCAACGGCGTTGTGGAGGAGGTCAAGGCCGACAAGGGTAAGCTTCGCGTTCTCATCAGTATCTTCGGCCGCGCCACCCCTGTCGAGCTCGACTTCGTCCAGGTGGAGAAGGCGTAGCGCACGACGACCCGGGATTGCACGCGGTGTAAGGAGCAGGATTCGTGAAAAAGGTTATTGCCGAGGTGAAGCTGCAGATTCCGGCCGGGCAGGCCAACCCGAGCCCTCCCGTAGGTCCCGCACTCGGTCAGCGCGGCGTGAATATCATGGAGTTTTGCAAGTCCTTCAACGCGCAGACGCAGGCGCAGGCCGGGCTGATCATCCCGGTGATCATTACGGTCTATGCTGACCGCTCGTTTACCTTCGTCACCAAGACGCCGCCCGCGGCGGTGCTCCTTAAGCGTGCGGCCGGTATCGAGAAGGGATCGGGCGAGCCCAACAAGAAGAAAGTCGGCAAAGTGACCAGGGCGCAGGTGCGCGAGATCGCGCAGCTCAAGCTGCAGGATCTCACCGCGGGCTCGATCGAAGCTGCGATGCGCACGGTCGAGGGGGCTGCACGCAGCATGGGCCTCGACGTTGTCGACTGAACGAGGTGTAGTATGCCAAAGCACGGGAAACGCCTTCGCGCGGTGCGCGAGCAGGTTGATCGCAACCGCCGGTACGCTCTCGAAGAAGCGCTGCAACTCGCCGTCAAGACCGCCACGGCGAAGTTCGACGAAACCGTCGAGATGGCGGTCAGGCTCGGTGTCGATCCGCGCCAGGCGGATCAAAACGTCCGGGGGACGGTGCAGTTGCCCCATGGCACCGGAAAGACGGTGCGCGTGCTCGTGTTCGCCAAGGGGGAGAAGGAGCGCGAGGCCTCTGATGCGGGCGCCGACCACGTCGGCGGCGAAGACCTGATTAAGAAGATTTCCGAGGGATGGCTCGAGTTCGACAAGGCGGTCGCCACTCCCGACATGATGGGATTGGTGGGTCGTATCGGAAAGATCCTCGGCCCGCGCGGCCTCATGCCGAATCCCAAGGTCGGAACGGTGACCTTCGACGTCGGTAAGGCGGTGGCCGATCTCAAAGGCGGGAAGGTGGAGTTTCGGGTCGAGAAGGCTGGCATCGTGCACGTGCCGATCGGCAAGGTGTCGTTCGGTGTGGAGAAACTGGTCGGCAACGCCCAGGCCGTGATTCATGGGCTCGTGCGGGCCAAGCCTGCCGCGGCGAAGGGTAACTACCTGCAAACGATCGCCGTGTCTTCGACCATGGGCGCCGGTGTCAAGGTGGATGCCGTTGCGCTGCGTGCCGCGGCGGCCTGAGGAGACGATCGTGAATCGTGAAGGAAAAGCCGCATCCGTTGCCGAACTCCAGGCGCGCTTCGAGCGGGCCTCGGTGACCCTGGTGGCAAGCTCGACCGGCCTGACGGTGGCCAAGACCCAGGAGCTGCGTCGTGCCCTGCGACAAGCCGGAGGCGAGTTGAAAATCGCCAAGAACACCTTGGCGCGGCGCGCCCTGAAGGA
Encoded here:
- the secE gene encoding preprotein translocase subunit SecE — protein: MALQEQTGNIRDAALRASSFVSEVWAELRKVHWPGRKETYAATVVVLVVTFIVAVFLGVVDLVISRFVQAILS
- the nusG gene encoding transcription termination/antitermination protein NusG codes for the protein MPKEWYVVHTYSGFEHKAKAALEERIRTLGMQEHFGDILVPAEKVVELVKGRKKTSSRKFFPGYMLVNMDLNDETWHLVKSTPKVTGFVGDATHPSPISEAEVREITNQMAEGAARPKPKVLFETGESVKVIDGPFADFNGVVEEVKADKGKLRVLISIFGRATPVELDFVQVEKA
- the rplK gene encoding 50S ribosomal protein L11; the encoded protein is MKLQIPAGQANPSPPVGPALGQRGVNIMEFCKSFNAQTQAQAGLIIPVIITVYADRSFTFVTKTPPAAVLLKRAAGIEKGSGEPNKKKVGKVTRAQVREIAQLKLQDLTAGSIEAAMRTVEGAARSMGLDVVD
- the rplA gene encoding 50S ribosomal protein L1 → MPKHGKRLRAVREQVDRNRRYALEEALQLAVKTATAKFDETVEMAVRLGVDPRQADQNVRGTVQLPHGTGKTVRVLVFAKGEKEREASDAGADHVGGEDLIKKISEGWLEFDKAVATPDMMGLVGRIGKILGPRGLMPNPKVGTVTFDVGKAVADLKGGKVEFRVEKAGIVHVPIGKVSFGVEKLVGNAQAVIHGLVRAKPAAAKGNYLQTIAVSSTMGAGVKVDAVALRAAAA